A part of Bacillus thuringiensis genomic DNA contains:
- a CDS encoding alanine/glycine:cation symporter family protein has product MEQLVEWLVGQVWSIGLVVFALGAGVYFTIATRFLQIRYFKEMIKLLFEGKSSETGISSFQAFCLALSGRVGIGNIAGVATAIAFGGPGAVFWMWVMALLGAASAFVESTLSQVYKSKVGNEYRGGTPYFIEKGLKMKWFAVIVAVVVTLSYGVLLPGIQSSSIAVGFENSNGISKYITGILLVVLLAAIIFGGIKRIAGVSQMLVPFMAIGYVIVTCIVLIANVTEIPSMFALIFSSAFGVNEMFGGIVGAAIAWGVKRAVFSNVAGVGEATYSSAAAEVSHPAKQGLVQAFSVYIDTIVVCTATALMILITGMYNVIPEGKNAIVKNIGNVDAGPIYTQQAVETVMTGFGPLFISIAIFFFAFTTLLAYYYIAETTLTYLDRELKHSWLKPVLKIGFLIMVYIGSVESASLLWNLGDLGIGSMAWLNLIAILLLSKIALKVLKDYEAQKKEGKDPVFDPKNVGIEGLTFWEERSKEVARKDSTEKVTVDDSLKL; this is encoded by the coding sequence ATGGAGCAATTAGTAGAGTGGTTAGTAGGTCAAGTATGGAGTATTGGGTTAGTTGTTTTCGCATTAGGGGCAGGTGTGTATTTTACAATTGCCACTCGTTTTCTACAAATTCGTTATTTTAAAGAGATGATTAAACTATTATTTGAAGGGAAGAGCTCGGAGACGGGAATTTCATCCTTTCAAGCATTTTGTTTAGCCTTATCAGGTAGGGTCGGAATAGGTAATATTGCAGGGGTCGCGACAGCCATCGCTTTTGGCGGACCTGGAGCTGTATTTTGGATGTGGGTAATGGCACTTTTAGGAGCAGCGAGTGCATTTGTGGAATCAACATTATCTCAAGTATATAAAAGTAAAGTCGGGAATGAATACCGCGGTGGTACACCATATTTCATTGAAAAAGGCCTGAAAATGAAATGGTTTGCAGTCATTGTAGCGGTCGTTGTAACACTTTCATATGGTGTTTTACTACCAGGCATTCAATCTAGTAGTATCGCAGTTGGTTTTGAAAACTCTAATGGCATTAGCAAATATATAACTGGTATATTGTTAGTCGTATTATTAGCAGCGATCATTTTTGGCGGCATAAAGAGAATTGCTGGCGTTTCGCAAATGCTTGTTCCATTTATGGCAATTGGCTATGTAATTGTTACATGTATCGTATTAATTGCGAATGTAACAGAAATTCCAAGTATGTTCGCTTTAATTTTCTCTAGTGCTTTTGGTGTAAATGAAATGTTTGGCGGAATCGTCGGTGCAGCAATCGCATGGGGCGTAAAGCGCGCTGTATTTTCAAATGTTGCAGGTGTAGGAGAAGCGACATATAGCTCCGCTGCAGCTGAAGTATCTCATCCTGCAAAACAAGGGTTAGTTCAAGCATTTTCTGTTTATATCGATACAATTGTTGTTTGTACAGCGACAGCTCTTATGATTTTAATAACAGGTATGTATAATGTTATACCTGAAGGGAAAAACGCTATTGTAAAAAACATAGGGAATGTTGATGCAGGTCCGATCTATACACAACAAGCAGTTGAAACTGTTATGACAGGGTTTGGTCCATTATTCATTTCAATTGCAATCTTCTTCTTCGCATTTACAACGTTACTTGCATACTACTATATCGCTGAAACGACACTTACTTATTTAGATCGTGAGCTGAAACATAGCTGGTTAAAACCAGTTTTAAAAATTGGATTTTTAATTATGGTTTACATCGGTAGCGTAGAATCAGCGTCGCTTTTATGGAATCTTGGTGATTTAGGAATTGGTAGTATGGCATGGTTAAATCTAATCGCGATTCTACTATTAAGTAAAATCGCATTAAAAGTGTTAAAAGATTATGAAGCGCAGAAAAAAGAAGGGAAAGATCCAGTGTTTGATCCTAAAAATGTAGGAATTGAAGGATTAACATTTTGGGAAGAAAGAAGTAAAGAGGTTGCAAGAAAAGACTCTACTGAGAAAGTAACAGTGGATGATAGTCTGAAATTGTAA
- a CDS encoding aldehyde dehydrogenase family protein has product MLTTNIELKPKVKAFLNEEVKMFINGEFVPSISGKTFETYNPATEDVLAVVCEAQEEDIDVAVKAARLAFETGPWAEMTTAERAHLIYKLADLIEEHREELAQLEALDNGKPYQVALDDDIAATVENYRYYAGWATKIIGQTIPISKDYLNYTRHEPVGVVGQIIPWNFPLVMSSWKMGAALATGCTIVLKPAEQTPLSLLYTAKLFKEAGFPNGVVNFVPGFGQEAGAAIVNHHDIDKVAFTGSTVTGKYIMRQSAETIKHVTLELGGKSPNIILEDADLEEAINGAFQGIMYNHGQNCSAGSRVFVHRKHYETVVNELVKMANEVKLGAGMEAETEMGPLVSKKQQERVLNYIEQGKAEGATVAAGGERAFEKGYFVQPTVFTNVTDDMTIVKEEIFGPVVVVLPFDSTEEVIERANRSSYGLAAGVWTQNIKTGHQVANKLKAGTVWINDYNLENAAAPFGGFKQSGIGRELGSYALDNYTEVKSVWVNIK; this is encoded by the coding sequence ATGTTAACGACAAACATTGAACTGAAACCAAAAGTGAAAGCGTTTTTAAATGAAGAAGTTAAAATGTTTATTAATGGTGAATTTGTTCCTTCAATAAGTGGAAAGACGTTCGAAACGTACAATCCAGCAACAGAAGATGTTCTGGCTGTCGTATGTGAAGCGCAAGAGGAAGATATCGATGTTGCGGTAAAAGCGGCAAGACTTGCTTTTGAAACCGGCCCTTGGGCGGAAATGACTACTGCTGAAAGAGCGCATCTTATTTATAAATTAGCAGATTTAATTGAAGAGCATAGAGAAGAATTAGCACAGCTAGAAGCTTTAGATAATGGAAAACCGTATCAAGTAGCACTTGATGATGATATTGCAGCGACTGTAGAAAATTATCGCTATTACGCGGGATGGGCTACAAAAATTATCGGGCAAACAATTCCGATTTCAAAAGATTACTTAAATTACACACGCCATGAACCGGTTGGCGTTGTAGGTCAAATTATTCCGTGGAATTTTCCACTTGTAATGTCTTCTTGGAAAATGGGAGCGGCACTTGCAACAGGTTGTACGATTGTATTAAAACCAGCAGAGCAAACACCTTTATCTTTACTGTATACAGCGAAGCTTTTTAAAGAGGCTGGTTTTCCAAATGGTGTTGTAAACTTTGTGCCAGGTTTCGGCCAAGAAGCAGGAGCGGCAATTGTAAACCATCATGATATTGATAAAGTAGCTTTCACAGGTTCAACAGTTACAGGGAAATATATTATGCGACAATCTGCAGAAACAATTAAACATGTAACGTTAGAACTTGGTGGTAAGTCACCAAACATCATTTTAGAAGACGCTGACTTAGAAGAAGCAATTAACGGTGCGTTCCAAGGTATTATGTATAATCACGGACAAAATTGTAGCGCAGGATCTCGAGTCTTCGTTCATCGAAAGCATTATGAAACAGTCGTAAATGAACTTGTAAAAATGGCAAATGAAGTGAAGCTTGGAGCGGGTATGGAGGCGGAAACTGAAATGGGTCCACTCGTATCTAAAAAACAACAAGAGCGTGTGCTAAATTACATTGAACAAGGAAAAGCAGAAGGTGCTACTGTTGCGGCTGGTGGTGAGCGTGCATTTGAAAAAGGTTATTTTGTACAGCCAACGGTATTCACAAATGTTACTGACGATATGACAATTGTGAAAGAAGAAATATTTGGACCGGTTGTCGTTGTACTTCCGTTTGATTCAACAGAAGAGGTCATCGAAAGAGCAAATCGCTCTTCATACGGACTCGCTGCAGGCGTATGGACACAAAATATTAAAACAGGTCATCAAGTTGCCAATAAATTAAAGGCAGGAACAGTATGGATTAATGATTATAACTTAGAAAATGCAGCTGCACCATTTGGTGGTTTTAAACAATCTGGTATCGGTCGTGAGCTAGGTTCATATGCGCTTGATAATTACACAGAAGTGAAAAGCGTTTGGGTAAATATAAAGTAA
- the dapA gene encoding 4-hydroxy-tetrahydrodipicolinate synthase: protein MKNIKGAFPVLITPMDEFQEINWNGVKQNVNYFIEQKVAGIIINGSTGEFVSLSKEERFKMVETVLKEVNGRIPVIVGTAAETTKETIEYTKHAEAHGADCALIINSYYCKPKEEEIYFHFKEISNAVNIPIMLYNNPFTSGVDMSTDLMLRIGKECENVTHIKESSGDIRKARDLVRQGEGAFQVFCGSEDLVMESYLVGATGWVSVAGNIVPGLVTKMYEHFQNGELEKAWEINDAILPLCEFLEGSGKYVQIVKRSMELHGQAGGPSRYPRLGLTEEEDQKLQTIISKIAAHAAV from the coding sequence ATGAAAAATATTAAAGGAGCATTTCCAGTATTAATCACACCGATGGATGAGTTTCAAGAAATTAATTGGAACGGTGTAAAACAAAACGTAAACTACTTTATTGAGCAAAAAGTAGCTGGGATTATTATTAATGGAAGTACAGGAGAGTTTGTTAGTTTATCAAAAGAAGAACGATTTAAAATGGTAGAAACAGTATTAAAAGAAGTTAATGGCCGTATTCCGGTTATTGTTGGGACTGCAGCAGAAACGACGAAAGAAACGATTGAATATACGAAACATGCAGAAGCGCACGGAGCGGATTGCGCATTAATTATTAACTCATACTATTGTAAACCGAAAGAAGAAGAAATTTATTTTCATTTTAAAGAAATCTCAAACGCTGTAAATATACCAATTATGTTATACAATAATCCGTTTACATCTGGTGTTGATATGAGTACAGACCTCATGTTACGTATTGGAAAAGAATGTGAAAATGTTACACATATTAAAGAATCTAGCGGAGATATTCGAAAAGCAAGAGATTTAGTAAGACAAGGCGAAGGTGCTTTTCAAGTTTTCTGTGGATCTGAAGATTTAGTTATGGAATCTTATTTAGTTGGTGCGACGGGATGGGTTTCAGTAGCAGGAAATATCGTACCGGGACTTGTTACGAAAATGTATGAGCATTTCCAAAATGGTGAATTAGAAAAAGCTTGGGAAATAAACGATGCGATTTTACCTCTTTGTGAGTTTCTTGAAGGATCAGGAAAATATGTACAAATCGTTAAACGTTCAATGGAATTACACGGGCAAGCTGGAGGACCTTCTCGCTATCCAAGATTAGGATTAACAGAAGAAGAAGATCAAAAACTTCAAACGATTATTTCAAAAATCGCAGCTCATGCAGCTGTTTAA